Part of the Sphingomonas morindae genome, CCCGGCACTAACACGTTGACCCGGATGCCCCGTGGGGCGAGCGCCGACGCCCATGATCGCGCCATCGCGACAATCGCGCCTTTGGTCGCGGCGTAAAGACCGGTCGCTGCCGCGCCCTCGTAGGTCGAGCTGGATGAGGTGACGACGACGGAGGCGCCAGATTTCAGGTGCCGCGACAGCGCGGCGAGCTGAAGCATAGGGCCGCGCACGTTGGCGGCCATCATCCGATCGAAGGCGTCGGCATCCACCTCCTCGGGCGTGCCCAGCGCGGCATAGCCGGCGTTGAGCCAGAGTGCATCGATCCCGCCGCCCTCATCGGCTGCCTCTGCGAGAGGGCCAACGGCATTCGGATCAGCTGCATCGTTGCGAAGAACGACGGAGCCTTCCGGCAGTTCGCGTCGGGCAACTTCGATCCGTGCCTCGTTCAGACCGGTGACGATCACCTTGCCGCCTTCGGCCGTGACGCGTCGGGCACCTGCCAATCCCATGCCGCTGGTGCCGCCGGTGATGAGGACGCGCTTACCTGTGAATCTGCTCATCCGTGGATCGTAGCCGATCCCATCACGGCAGGAACGCTTGGCAAGGTCGTTTCGGCCTGGGGGAACCTGCCGAGGCGTGCAAATCATGCGGAGGTCTCCTTCCCTTCGCTTCGTCGCACTTCATGAATGACCGCCGGCAAATGCGCGTTTGGGTTTTCTTAGGTCGCTAAGGGAGTGGTCGTTGCCCTGCGGGCCGCGCTTTCGGCTTCGCCGGAGCCACGATCGTGTCTCCGCCATTCGGCTTCAATCGCTAACGCGGATAGCGGCAACATCGCCCCGGGAAACGAACGCGTCTCTGTGATGTTTGGAGATCGCGAGGTGACATGGTCAAGGAGACGCAGGTGCCGTTGTCGACTGTCCCATATGCGCTCGTCGTCGACGATGACCCGCTGATCCTCATGCACGCGTGCGACATCCTCGAAGACGCCGGCTTTCGCTTCTTCGAGGCCGGCGACGGCGACGCTGCCAGGACGCTTCTCGACATGCACGCCGAGAGCGTCACTCTGCTGTTCACCGATGTCGAGATGCCCGGTTCGATCGACGGCTACCAATTGTCCCATCTCGTCGCCAGACACTGACCCGAAATCGCGATCGTCGTCGCGAGCGGCCGGCTGACACCGGCACCCGGCGACATGCCGGAGAGCGCGACGTTCATCTCCAAGCCGTTCAGCACCGAAGTCGTCCACAACCACCTGCGCGAGATATTGCCCGACGGCAAGAAACCCGAGCCCTTAAAACAGGCCGTCTGAGCCTCTTCACGCGGAACACCACCACCGCTTCTCTGCGCTGATCCTTGGTCGGACGGAGCGCTTCGTACGATCAACCCGTGGAGGGTCGGCTATGCGAGCATGCCGCCGTTGCGGCTGCGCCTCCACGGTGATCGCAGCACTCCGTCCGACACATCGGGCGCCTGTCAGCGGGGGATGGTCCTCCGCTCGGAACAGGAGCCGGACCGATGTCCCTCACCGACGCGCACGCCTTCGCTTTCAGCCTCGCCGCCACGCTGATGGTCACGATCGCGGTCTTCCGCGCCGGGGACGGCAGCTTCTCGGTCGCACCCGCCACCGAGATCGACGCGGATGTGGAGGTCGTAGCCGAGCTGGATCCATACGCTCCCTGACGGACGCGGATCATCAACGCCGAGCGCAGGCCCGAGCGGTTTGCGCTCCCGGCGATCTTCCTTTTCTGCTATGTTGGACACGCGCCGCGGTGGCGGTGGAGGCGCGACCGTCAGACCTATTCTTACGGAGACACCGCCATGATCATTCTCGGTATCTTGCTGTCGATCGCGACGATCGGCTTATTCTGCTGGCTGCTGTTCACGCTCGCCGTGTTCGCCTTGCCCTTCTTCGTTGGCGTCAGCGCCGGCACATGGGCCTTCCACACCGGCGCCGGTTGGCTCGGTGCGATCTTCGTCGGCGCTCTCGCTGCGGGGCTGACCTTCGGCGTCGGCCAGATCCTGCTCGCCGCCGTGCGGCCGATTTGGGCTCGGGCGCTGATCGCATTTGCCTTCGTCGCGCCCGCGATCCTCGCCGGCTACCACGCCACCCGTGGCATCGTGCAGCATCTGATGCCGTCCGGCGCCTGGCAGACGGTTTTCTCGGTGACGGGCGCGATCGCGGTCGGCGCGACGGCGTTTGTGCGGCTCGTCGGCATGGCGGCACCAAGCCCGTCCGGCCAGGGTCTCGCGCGCGTCTGACCATCGCCGCCGTTGGCGAGACTGGAAGCGGGTGTCGTTTGACCGTCAATCGTCCTGGGGTTGCCGTTGGACATGGCGAAGCTCGGATTGTCGAGCTTGAGGCAGCGAGCGTAGCTCCCCGTGGGAACGTGTGGGGCATGCAAGGCGTGATCTTGTGGCGTCCAGCAGGCAGGCCGGGGTGTGATTGCTCTTGGAGCGGCGTCGCTCGACTATGCGGAGCGCAGCCGCGGTCGTTTTCGATGACACTGCCGGTGGGTCATGCGTTTCGGTCTGAACGGTGCCGGTGGTCGCCATCGTCCCCGGGTTCGCCTGTCCGCCTCCCGCTCCGAGCGGCCTCTGGTGATGGGCTGATCTGGCCGAAGGACGGCTGCGCCTCGACCGCCTGAGCCGCAATGGCGCGTCCGCGACTTTCTTCCCCTGCCGGCTGCGCCGTCATTCCTCGCGAGGCAAGAAAGCCGCGTCTCCGCCATCCTCCGCTGTCGCTCCGGTCGCGATGCGATGCGGCGGCGGTCGCCTCCGGCCCTGGGATCGCCATCGAGGCCGCAACGGTGCGGGCTCGGGAACAGGGAACGGAGATAACCCATGGCGACTATCGGCACCTTCAAGAAGACCGCCTCGAACGAGTTCACCGGCGAGAT contains:
- a CDS encoding SDR family oxidoreductase, producing MSRFTGKRVLITGGTSGMGLAGARRVTAEGGKVIVTGLNEARIEVARRELPEGSVVLRNDAADPNAVGPLAEAADEGGGIDALWLNAGYAALGTPEEVDADAFDRMMAANVRGPMLQLAALSRHLKSGASVVVTSSSSTYEGAAATGLYAATKGAIVAMARSWASALAPRGIRVNVLVPGPIDTNFRHFLPDEAREGFERFVIDQVPLGRAGTPEEAAAVALFLLSEDASYVTGSQYAVDGGLVMY
- a CDS encoding response regulator yields the protein MVKETQVPLSTVPYALVVDDDPLILMHACDILEDAGFRFFEAGDGDAARTLLDMHAESVTLLFTDVEMPGSIDGYQLSHLVARH